In Antechinus flavipes isolate AdamAnt ecotype Samford, QLD, Australia chromosome 3, AdamAnt_v2, whole genome shotgun sequence, a genomic segment contains:
- the CD80 gene encoding T-lymphocyte activation antigen CD80: MAQSTFSLLMFLSFLLNLFYSSSGQSLVARVNEPATFSCDYDIPKKEIANYRVYWQKSEKVVRTYVHGKKSEELFHSPFVNRTTPIDLLKNLSVTILSLQVADEGIYECIVQKMVGGQYKRVHKHDVKLSIRADFSDPIIKVNEEELPFPTWRITCSSSNGYPQPNLIWLSNGKELTSLNITIFQDPTTKLYDIKSELHVNQSNNFSLTCLIKYGDFQVSTNNTLRKDPVTVPTFQPLIIASILISICFSLIALILCLNRFHCQFCKQPEDGLYSDAERSTVAATEEEANELVNRLTHVESAATSDKAASV; the protein is encoded by the exons GACAGAGCCTGGTGGCAAGAGTGAATGAACCTGCtaccttttcatgtgattatgATATTCctaaaaaggaaattgcaaattatCGAGTCTATTGGCAAAAATCTGAGAAAGTGGTACGGACCTATGTACATGGAAAAAAAAGCGAAGAGCTCTTCCACTCTCCATTTGTGAACAGGACGACTCCGATTGACTTACTCAAAAACCTCTCTGTCACAATTCTTTCCCTGCAAGTGGCTGATGAGGGCATCTATGAGTGTATAGTACAGAAAATGGTAGGCGGGCAGTACAAACGTGTCCACAAGCATGATGTGAAACTGTCAATTAGAG CTGACTTCTCAGATCCTATTATCAAGGTGAATGAAGAAGAATTGCCTTTTCCTACTTGGAGGATAACTTGTTCATCTAGCAATGGTTATCCACAGCCTAACCTCATCTGGTTGAGCAATGGGAAAGAACTAACTTCCCTCAACATCACCATTTTCCAAGATCCAACAACTAAACTCTATGATATTAAAAGTGAATTGCATGTCAATCAAAGCAACAATTTCTCTTTAACCTGCTTAATCAAATATGGTGATTTTCAAGTGTCGACAAATAATACTCTTC GAAAGGACCCAGTCACTGTGCCAACTTTTCAACCACTCATCATTGCTTCTATCCTGATAAGCATCTGCTTTTCCTTAATAGCTTTGATACTATGTCTAAACCGATTCCACTGCCAGT tctgtAAACAGCCAGAGGATGGCCTCTACTCTGATGCTGAAAGATCTACTGTAGCAGCCACAGAGGAAGAGGCAAATGAATTGGTGAACCGACTAACTCATGTTGAATCAGCTGCAACATCTGATAAGGCAGCCAGTGTGTGA